A genomic window from Triticum urartu cultivar G1812 chromosome 7, Tu2.1, whole genome shotgun sequence includes:
- the LOC125525180 gene encoding expansin-A22-like yields the protein METRRPAVSAVSVGAVVLILAWSPAAAVASGGWMDAHATFYGDETGAETMQGACGYGNLFQQGYGLDTTALSVALFSDGWSCGGCYEIQCHGDPHCKPGGAPVTVTATNLCPANYSKPYENWCNPPLKHFDLSKPMFLRLVTDFHVGIIPVQYRRVPCAKKGGIRIEMTGNQYWVGVLVFNVAGPGEVKALAVKGAKDGQWRNMKRNWGQIWDGDVQNLVGQGLSFRVVASDGRSVVLGAVVPASWTIGQSFEGKEQF from the exons ATGGAGACGAGACGTCCAGCGGTTTCCGCCGTGTCCGTGGGGGCGGTGGTGCTGATCCTGGCttggtcgccggcggcggccgTAGCAAGCGGTGGCTGGATGGACGCGCACGCTACCTTCTACGGCGATGAGACCGGAGCTGAGACCATGC AGGGTGCGTGTGGGTACGGTAACCTATTCCAGCAGGGGTACGGGCTGGACACTACAGCGCTGAGCGTGGCCCTCTTCAGCGACGGCTGGTCCTGCGGCGGCTGCTACGAGATCCAGTGCCACGGCGACCCGCACTGCAAGCCCGGCGGAGCGCCAGTGACGGTGACGGCAACCAACCTCTGCCCGGCCAACTACTCCAAGCCCTACGAGAACTGGTGCAACCCGCCGCTGAAGCACTTCGATCTCTCCAAGCCCATGTTCCTTCGCCTCGTCACCGACTTCCACGTCGGCATCATCCCCGTGCAGTACCGACGCGTGCCTTGCGCCAAGAAGGGCGGCATCCGGATAGAGATGACGGGCAACCAGTACTGGGTCGGCGTGCTCGTCTTCAACGTCGCCGGTCCCGGCGAAGTCAAGGCGTTGGCCGTGAAAGGGGCCAAGGACGGGCAGTGGCGGAACATGAAGAGGAACTGGGGACAGATCTGGGACGGAGATGTCCAAAATCTCGTCGGGCAGGGGCTCTCGTTCCGTGTGGTCGCAAGCGACGGCCGCTCCGTCGTCCTCGGCGCCGTCGTGCCGGCAAGCTGGACGATCGGCCAGAGCTTCGAGGGCAAAGAGCAATTCTGA